TTTTGTTTTTTCTCTGAAAATCTGTTCTAAATTTTTGCTCTTTAAACTGATTTGAAGTGTTTTTAAACCGTTTTCCTGTGCAAAATCAAACACTTTTGGACGCATATCTTCTTCTGTATTGAAGGTTAAAACCCAAAGATTGTCACTGGTGTTTTTATAAGTTTTGATGTTAGGTAAATTAGCTAATAAACTTTCAGCAATAGCTTTGTCAAATTCTACTTCGATGATTTGTTCTTTTTCTTCTGAAACTAATTTGTCTAATTTTTTATCGGTCACAATTTTACCATTATCAATGATGATGACGCGATCGCAAATGGCTTCCACTTCCTGCATAATGTGTGTGGATAGAAAAACCGTTTTGTCTTTTCCAACATTCTTAATAACATTTCGGATTTCCACTAATTGATTTGGGTCAAGTCCTGTTGTTGGTTCATCTAAAATTAACACATCAGGATTATGAAGCAAAGCCGTTGCCAATCCAACACGTTGACGGAATCCTTTAGATAATTGTCCAATTTTTTTATGACTTTCTGGAGATAGACCAGTAAGTTGAATTACTTCTTCTATTCGGGATTTAGCCACTTTATATACATCCGCATTGAAAGCCAAATATTCTCTAACATACAAATCCAAATACAACGGATTGTGTTCTGGTAAATAGCCAACAGAAAGTTGCACTGCTTTTTGGTTTTCAGCAACATCACTTCCATTTACAGTCGCAGTTCCTTCATCAGCATTGATAAAGGTGGTCAAAATTTTCATTAAAGTTGATTTTCCAGCACCATTCGGCCCAAGAAAACCAACGATTTCTCCTTTTTTTACTGAAAAAGAAACATTGTCTAATGCTTTCTGAGCACCATAACTTTTCGAAATATTTTGAACTTCTATTGACATAACTGAACTATTTGAAGCAAATGTAAATAGAAAAAATATTGATTTATTATTTTTTAAGATTACTATAGTTGTTTTTATTTAAAATTTGATTTTTATATTTACACAAAACACTATAAAGTATGAAAAGAGTCTTGTTCCTGTTTTTGTTAATTGGATTTATTTCCAAAGCTCAAGTCAAACCAACCATTCAAAAAGATGATATCGTTAGAATTGAAACAACGTTGGCATCTGATAAAATGGAAGGTAGACAAATTTTCACAACGGGTGTTGATTCGGCTTCAGCCTTTATTGAAAAAGAATTTTCCAAAGTTGGATTGACTTATTACAAAGGACTAAAGAATTATAGACAAGAATTTGTTGTCAGAAATGCAAGTGCCAATAATGTTATTGGAATCCTTCCAGGAAAATCAAAACCAAATGAATATGTCGTTTTTTCAAGCCATTATGATCATTTAGGGAAAGAAGAAAATGGAAAGGATAAAGTATACAATGGTGCCAATGATGATGCTTCTGGAACCACTGCTGTAATTGCTTTGGCAAACTATTTTAAAGAATTGAATAATAACGAAAGAACCATAATCTTTGTTTGTTTTACAGGAGAAGAAGAAGGAGGATTTGGGTCTAAGTTTTTTTCGGAAAGTATAAATCCAGATGATGTAATAGCTATGTTCAACATAGAAATGATTGGCACAGAAAGTAAGTGGCATAAAAATTCGGCCTACATAACAGGATTTGAAAAGTCTAATTTTGGAACCATTCTTCAAAATAATTTGAAAGGGAGTAAGTTCCGATTTTATGAAGACCCTTATTTAGAAGAAAATCTTTTTTATCGTTCAGACAATGCAACTCTTGCCGCTTATGGAGTTCCTGCTCATACCATTTCTACTTCAAAAATGGATTCAGAACCCAATTATCATCAATTGAGTGATGAAGTATCCACTTTAGATTTTGATAATATGACCGAAATTATCAAAGCCATCGCGATTAGCTCGGAAAGTATTGTTAATGGGAAAGATACACCAACGAGGGTTCAAAAAATTAGATAGTTTCATTTTTTACTAAAACGTTATAGTATTTTTTTTTGCAATGCCTTGTAAAACCTATGTTTTTATTTCCTACATTAGCCAAACAGATATCAAAAATGAGAACATTCAACACTTGGTTTAACTATTACTTTTATTTCTTCTTCGGACAGAAAAAGGGATTAGTGTTGTGTTATGTAAAAAAGTAAAATTTAAAATAACCATATATAAATCCCGATGAGAATCGGGATTTTTTTTTGGCTCTATGGAAACAAAAATTGCAATTCAAGGAATTAAAGGTTCATTTCATCATCAAGTGGCGCAGGAATATTTTGCTTCTGATTTTGATTTAGATGAATGTATGTCGTTTCCAGATTTGGTAAAAAGTCTTTTAGAAAACAAGACACAGAAAGGGGTGATGGCTTTAGAGAACTCAATTGCGGGATCTATAATTCCAAATTATGCTTTAATCGACCGCAATAATCTGCATATTATTGGGGAACATTATTTAGATATTCATCTGAATTTAATGGCGCTAAAGGGACAGCAAATGGAAGATATCAAAGAAGTGCATTCTCATCCGATGGCACTGTTACAATGCGCTCCTTTTTTTAGTCAATACCCACACATCAAATTGGTAGAAAGCGGAGATACAGCAGAAACGGCAAGTAGAATTCAAGAACAAAAACTCATGGGTATTGGCGCAGTAGCGGCTCCCATTGCTGCCAAATTGTACGATTTAGAAATTCTCTCAGCAGGAATTCATACGATTCAAAGCAACAAAACCCGATTTGTGATTGTAAAAACGGAAAATAAAGAATTACCCAAGGAGGAAATTAATAAGGCTTCGATTAAGTTTGAATTAGATGATACTCCGGGAAGTTTGGCAACGGTTTTAAATGTGATGAATAATTCGAAACTGAATTTGACTAAAATCCAATCCATGCCCATTATTGAAACCCCATTTCAGTATTCCTTTTTTGTTGATGTAGTTTTTGAAAAATACAAACATTATGAAAAAGCTAAAAAGATTTTGGAATTAATGACTACGCATTTTAAAGTGTTAGGTGAATATAAAAAAGGAGAGCAATGATAGTAACAGCCAAAAGATTAGATACCGTTGAGGAATATTACTTCTCCAAGAAATTGCGGGAAGTCCGTCAACTCATTTCGGAAGGGAAACCTATCATCAACATGGGAATTGGTAGTCCTGATTTGGCCCCAGATAAATCGGTAATTGAAGCTATTCAAAAAGCAATGTTTGATGACAAAGCCCACGAATACCAAAGCTATCAGGGGTTGCCAGAGCTTAGAAAAGGAATGGCTGATTTTTATCAAAAGCAATTTGGAGTGACAGTAGATTTCAATTCAGAAGTTTTGCCATTGATGGGTTCCAAAGAAGGAATTATGCATATTTCATTAGCATTTTTAAATGAAGGGGATGCCGTTTTAATTCCAAATCCTGGATATCCCACTTATGCCTCGGTAACCGAATTGGTTCAGGCTAAAGCCGTTTATTATGATTTATCGGAGGATACAAATTGGGAACCTGATTTTGAAGCTTTGGGAAAATTAGATTTATCAAAAGTCAAACTAATGTGGGTTTCGTATCCACACATGCCAACAGGAAAAAACGGGACATTAGAATTATTTAAAAAATTAATAGCCTTTGGGAAGAAGCACCATATTTTGATTGTAAATGACAATCCGTATAGTTTTGTATTGAACGAAAATCCTATTTCAATATTACAGATTGAAGGCGCAAAAGAAGTGGCTTTAGAATTAAATTCTTTATCCAAAACTTATAATATGGCAGGTTGGCGTGTTGGAATGGTTTTAGGAAATCCAACTTTGATTGATGCCGTGTTAAAAGTAAAAAGCAATATGGATAGTGGTATGTTTTATGGCATTCAGAAAGGAGCCATTGAAGCTTTGAAACTTGGTAAAGATTGGTTTGAGGAGCAAAATGAAATTTACACCAAACGCAGAAACCTGATTTTCGAATTGGCTCAAAAACTGAATTGTACTTTTGATAAAACGAATGTGGGTTTATTTGTTTGGGCTAAGCTGCCAAAAGAAATACCATCTGCAGAAGAATTTATAGATAAAGTGTTACTCGAAAAACATATTTTTATAACACCAGGAACTATTTTTGGTAGCAATGGAGAAGGTTATATTCGATTTTCACTTTGTGTTACTGAAGCTAAAATACAAGAAGCTATTTCAAGATTTTAAATAGAAAAGATGACAAAAGTATACGTAATAGGAATTGGATTAATCGGAGGTTCGATGGCATTAGACATAAAGACCCACTATGAAAAGGCGATAGTTTTCGGAATAGATTCTAATGAAAATCATTTGGAAGAAGCTATAAAATTGGGAGTTATCGATAAGAAAGCCACTATTGAAGATTTGGTTTCTGCTGATTTAGTAATTGTTTCAGTTCCTGTCGATATTGGATTGGTACTTTTGCCAAAGGTTTTAGACGCAATTGGTGAAGAAACACTGGTTATTGATGTTGGTTCAACTAAATTACCCATTTGTGAAGCCATTGAAAATCATACCAAAAGAAGAAATTTCATGGCAACACATCCTATCGCAGGAACCGAATTTTCGGGACCTTCAGCAGCTATAAAAGGATTATTTCAAGATAAAACGAATATCATTTGTGAAGTCGAAAAAACAACTTTTAAACTGCAAGAAAGAGGAATGGAGTTGTTTAAAAAACTCGGAATGCGTATTCGGTATATGGACCCAAAATCGCATGATAAACACATTGCTTATGTGTCGCATTTATCGCATATTAGTTCGTTTATGTTAGGCAAAACGGTGGTAGAAAAAGAAAAAGATGAACGCGATATTTTTGATATGGCTGGAAGCGGATTTGAAAGTACCGTGCGTTTAGCCAAAAGTTCCCCTGCTATGTGGACACCCATTTTTAAACAAAATAAAAAGCATGTTGTTAAAAGTTTGGATGAATATATTTTGAATTTAACTCACTTTAAAAAATTACTAGAAGATGAAAATTACGAAGCTGTCTTCAACGAAATGCAAAATACAAACAGAATAAAAGAAATTTTAAACGGAAATAAATAAAGCTATGAATATTACAATGGAAAACAGAAAATGGTTAGATGATTTTAAATTAAGTCATCCTCTCGTAATTGCGGGACCATGCAGTGCTGAGACTGAAGAACAAGTTTTGAAAATTGCTCACGAACTTAAAAATTCTGATGTTAGTATTTTTCGTGCTGGAATCTGGAAACCTAGAACTCGTCCGGGAGGATTTGAAGGGGTTGGAGCTATTGGTTTAAAATGGTTGCAAAAAGCAAAAGCAGAAACAGGATTGCTTATGGCAACAGAAGTGGCAAATGCAGCACATGTGAAATTAGCTTTAGAGCATGATATTGATGTGTTATGGATTGGTGCTCGAACTACAGTAAATCCATTTGCCGTTCAAGAAATTGCTGATGCTTTGGTTGGAACGGATAAAATTGTTTTGGTAAAAAATCCCGTAAATCCAGATTTGGCTCTTTGGATTGGTGGTGTTGAAAGATTGGTTAATGCCGGAATTAAAAAACTAGGAGTAATTCATCGTGGATTTTCAACTTATGAGAAAACAAAATACAGAAACATTCCAGAGTGGCAATTACCCATTGAGTTGCAAAGTCGATTCCCCGATTTGCCTTTGATTTGTGACCCTTCCCATATTACAGGACAAAGAAATATGATTCAAGAGGTATCGCAACAAGCCTTAGATTTGAACTATGACGGATTGATTATAGAAACCCATATCGACCCAGATAATGCATGGAGTGATGCAGCACAACAAGTGACGCCAACTGTTTTGAAAAAGATTTTCGAAGATTTAAAAGTTAAAAAAGTAACGGTTGAAGAAGATGATTTCAATACCGAAATGATAAAACTTCGGGCGAATATAGACATTGCTGACAGCAAATTATTAGAAATATTAGGAAACAGAATGAAAGTAGCAGAGCAAATTGGAGCCTTGAAAAAAGCTAAAAATGTGGCCGTTCTTCAAAATAAACGTTGGAATGAAATTTTAGGAAAAATGATTTTAGATGGAGATGAAAGGGGTTTAAGTGAAGAATTTATATTAAAAATATTCAAAGCCATACATCAAGAAAGTATAGCGCATCAAGAAAAGATTATCAATTCTTAACTAATTGTTTAAAAATACGATAATTGACGTATTTTGTTATTATATATTTTTTGTATCATTGCAAGACAAAAAGGAAACTTAAATTAAAAATCTCAAAAAATGAAAAAAATTATTTTATTATTCGCAATGGTGTTTAGCTTCGGTGTTGCCAATGCACAAACTGACAAAATTTATAAACACAGTGGAGAAATTGTAGAAGGAAAAGTAATCCGTCTAGACGAATACACTATTGTTTTTAAGTATGATGGTGAAGATGCAGAAAACACTATTGGTAAATATGCAGTAGAAAAAATCATCTACGGAAAAACAAAAAGACAAGAAGACATTACAGAGAAAATCGTAATCAACGGAGAAGATGATTGGGAAAAAGTGGTTATTCTTGAGGATAAATCATACATCGCAGGTTTGAAAAAAGTGGGTGAAGTTCGTGGAAAAACAGGTTTAATTAACTTCCAAACTGGAAACACTGGAGATAAAAAAGCGGCGAAAAAATTAAAAATGGATGCTGCAAAATTAGGATGCCCTTTTGTTTTACAAGTATCTGATAAAACAACTGTTGGAGCTAATTCAAACGCTCTTGGTGGTTCACAAGCAATCAAAACAGGAGTTGCATACAAATACTAATATTTTTTTAGTTTTAATAATTATAAAGTTGCCAGCAATGGCAACTTTTTTTTGCTCTAAAATATAAATTGGAAATGGTATCTTTGCTCTATGACAGGACTAGTTTATAAATCTACGGGAAGTTGGTATACAGTAAAAACAGCTGACAACCAAATTTTTGAATGCCGCATCAAAGGAAAATTCCGAATGCAAGGTATCAAAAGCACAAACCCCATTGCTGTCGGTGATGTCGTTGACTTCGAATTAGATGAAAGTTCAGACGCCGTTACGGGGTCGATTCATAACATACACGATAGAAAGAATTACATCGTTAGAAAATCGGTTAATTTATCTAAACAAACTCATATTATTGCTTCTAATATTGATATTGTTTTTCTGTTAATTACGATTAATAATCCGCCAACAACTACTAGTTTTATTGATAGATTTTTGGTTACTGCCGAAGCTTATGGCATTGAAGCAGTCTTGATTTTTAACAAAATTGATACTTACGATGAAGCCATGCAAGAGGAACAATTGTATCTGCAATATATTTATTCTCAAATTGGATATAAATTCCTTAAAGTTTCCGCAAAAGAGAAAAAAGGATTAGATCAATTAAAGGAATTGATGACCGGAAAAGTTAGCATGTTTTCTGGACATTCGGGTGTTGGAAAATCAACTCTTGTGAATGCTTTGGAACCCGATTTGAATTTGAAAACCAAAAACATTTCGGAACAAAGCAAGCAAGGACAACATACCACCACTTTTGCTGAAATGTATGATTTGTCTTTTGATGCTAAAATCATTGATACACCAGGAATAAAAGGTTTCGGGATTGTTGATATGGAGCCCTCAGAAGTGAGCGGCTATTTTCCAGAATTTTTTAAGTTGCAAGACCAATGTAAATTCAATAATTGTTTACACAAAGAAGAACCCAATTGCGCTGTCAAATTAGCTTTAGAAGAAAATAAAATCGCATGGTCACGTTATAATAGTTATCTCAAAATACTGGAAGGTGATGATGAGCAGTATCGTTCTGATATTTATAATGAGGAACGCATTGCGAGTGATCAAACGAGGAAATAATTGTGAATTGTGAATTATGAATT
The window above is part of the Flavobacterium sp. N1994 genome. Proteins encoded here:
- the gldA gene encoding gliding motility-associated ABC transporter ATP-binding subunit GldA translates to MSIEVQNISKSYGAQKALDNVSFSVKKGEIVGFLGPNGAGKSTLMKILTTFINADEGTATVNGSDVAENQKAVQLSVGYLPEHNPLYLDLYVREYLAFNADVYKVAKSRIEEVIQLTGLSPESHKKIGQLSKGFRQRVGLATALLHNPDVLILDEPTTGLDPNQLVEIRNVIKNVGKDKTVFLSTHIMQEVEAICDRVIIIDNGKIVTDKKLDKLVSEEKEQIIEVEFDKAIAESLLANLPNIKTYKNTSDNLWVLTFNTEEDMRPKVFDFAQENGLKTLQISLKSKNLEQIFREKTKQQ
- a CDS encoding M28 family metallopeptidase yields the protein MKRVLFLFLLIGFISKAQVKPTIQKDDIVRIETTLASDKMEGRQIFTTGVDSASAFIEKEFSKVGLTYYKGLKNYRQEFVVRNASANNVIGILPGKSKPNEYVVFSSHYDHLGKEENGKDKVYNGANDDASGTTAVIALANYFKELNNNERTIIFVCFTGEEEGGFGSKFFSESINPDDVIAMFNIEMIGTESKWHKNSAYITGFEKSNFGTILQNNLKGSKFRFYEDPYLEENLFYRSDNATLAAYGVPAHTISTSKMDSEPNYHQLSDEVSTLDFDNMTEIIKAIAISSESIVNGKDTPTRVQKIR
- a CDS encoding prephenate dehydratase, which codes for METKIAIQGIKGSFHHQVAQEYFASDFDLDECMSFPDLVKSLLENKTQKGVMALENSIAGSIIPNYALIDRNNLHIIGEHYLDIHLNLMALKGQQMEDIKEVHSHPMALLQCAPFFSQYPHIKLVESGDTAETASRIQEQKLMGIGAVAAPIAAKLYDLEILSAGIHTIQSNKTRFVIVKTENKELPKEEINKASIKFELDDTPGSLATVLNVMNNSKLNLTKIQSMPIIETPFQYSFFVDVVFEKYKHYEKAKKILELMTTHFKVLGEYKKGEQ
- a CDS encoding pyridoxal phosphate-dependent aminotransferase is translated as MIVTAKRLDTVEEYYFSKKLREVRQLISEGKPIINMGIGSPDLAPDKSVIEAIQKAMFDDKAHEYQSYQGLPELRKGMADFYQKQFGVTVDFNSEVLPLMGSKEGIMHISLAFLNEGDAVLIPNPGYPTYASVTELVQAKAVYYDLSEDTNWEPDFEALGKLDLSKVKLMWVSYPHMPTGKNGTLELFKKLIAFGKKHHILIVNDNPYSFVLNENPISILQIEGAKEVALELNSLSKTYNMAGWRVGMVLGNPTLIDAVLKVKSNMDSGMFYGIQKGAIEALKLGKDWFEEQNEIYTKRRNLIFELAQKLNCTFDKTNVGLFVWAKLPKEIPSAEEFIDKVLLEKHIFITPGTIFGSNGEGYIRFSLCVTEAKIQEAISRF
- a CDS encoding prephenate dehydrogenase, translating into MTKVYVIGIGLIGGSMALDIKTHYEKAIVFGIDSNENHLEEAIKLGVIDKKATIEDLVSADLVIVSVPVDIGLVLLPKVLDAIGEETLVIDVGSTKLPICEAIENHTKRRNFMATHPIAGTEFSGPSAAIKGLFQDKTNIICEVEKTTFKLQERGMELFKKLGMRIRYMDPKSHDKHIAYVSHLSHISSFMLGKTVVEKEKDERDIFDMAGSGFESTVRLAKSSPAMWTPIFKQNKKHVVKSLDEYILNLTHFKKLLEDENYEAVFNEMQNTNRIKEILNGNK
- a CDS encoding chorismate mutase encodes the protein MNITMENRKWLDDFKLSHPLVIAGPCSAETEEQVLKIAHELKNSDVSIFRAGIWKPRTRPGGFEGVGAIGLKWLQKAKAETGLLMATEVANAAHVKLALEHDIDVLWIGARTTVNPFAVQEIADALVGTDKIVLVKNPVNPDLALWIGGVERLVNAGIKKLGVIHRGFSTYEKTKYRNIPEWQLPIELQSRFPDLPLICDPSHITGQRNMIQEVSQQALDLNYDGLIIETHIDPDNAWSDAAQQVTPTVLKKIFEDLKVKKVTVEEDDFNTEMIKLRANIDIADSKLLEILGNRMKVAEQIGALKKAKNVAVLQNKRWNEILGKMILDGDERGLSEEFILKIFKAIHQESIAHQEKIINS
- the rsgA gene encoding ribosome small subunit-dependent GTPase A — protein: MTGLVYKSTGSWYTVKTADNQIFECRIKGKFRMQGIKSTNPIAVGDVVDFELDESSDAVTGSIHNIHDRKNYIVRKSVNLSKQTHIIASNIDIVFLLITINNPPTTTSFIDRFLVTAEAYGIEAVLIFNKIDTYDEAMQEEQLYLQYIYSQIGYKFLKVSAKEKKGLDQLKELMTGKVSMFSGHSGVGKSTLVNALEPDLNLKTKNISEQSKQGQHTTTFAEMYDLSFDAKIIDTPGIKGFGIVDMEPSEVSGYFPEFFKLQDQCKFNNCLHKEEPNCAVKLALEENKIAWSRYNSYLKILEGDDEQYRSDIYNEERIASDQTRK